One part of the Macrobrachium rosenbergii isolate ZJJX-2024 chromosome 3, ASM4041242v1, whole genome shotgun sequence genome encodes these proteins:
- the LOC136828606 gene encoding uncharacterized protein: MNQKCKVCGEPAAGFHFGAFTCEGCKSFFGRTYKNLTSLNDCKNNGRCTINKKTRTSCKSCRLRRCLMVGMSKSGSRYGRRSNWFKMHYLIQNHNNKTDDDKNNNTTTGYDEKPLEVTTASNEIKQLPQDSKSLKSNLVTNNNLTFGEPSVIESTTQHIQQNKKNLWFYVLPSEFQGKNFTNVFLDDYRNTTVQEKSKLQREKPRASFFKTNIPSTTINSQQILPSSICGYTPATPRLQELQATDFSYQSNKTPLLSLTEQNRIEEHIKSSHGMFNTSLQHLLRPIPTVHPYLYHHYSSLMSLYSQQQHFRELLWEVQNKRISQHNHSDEQNDQEPLASADYQPPNKVFRTKIAPRITLPHSSVSNKSLPDHNTNLTSKQSNSCETGVNGTMQDSASLEMKNNEITNTEEPGCQTQDYPIDLSFRVNEAKAQQEFA; the protein is encoded by the exons ATGAATCAAAAATGTAAAGTGTGTGGTGAACCTGCAGCGGGCTTTCACTTTGGGGCTTTTACTTGTGAGGGTTGCAAG tcatTCTTTGGAAGAACCTACAAAAATCTCACCTCACTTAATGACTGCAAAAACAATGGGCGATGCACCATCAACAAGAAAACTAGGACTTCATGCAAAAGCTGTCGACTTAGAAGGTGCCTCATGGTGGGTATGTCTAAGAGTGGCTCTAGATATGGGAGACGGTCCAACTGGTTCAAAATGCACTACCTAATTCAAAACCACAACAATAAaactgatgatgataaaaataacaacactaCTACTGGTTATGATGAAAAGCCTTTAGAGGTAACAACTGCCTCAAATGAGATAAAACAACTACCTCAAGATAGTAAGTCACTAAAGTCTAATCTGGTTACAAACAACAATCTAACATTTGGTGAGCCCTCTGTTATAGAATCTACAACGCAGCATAtccaacagaataaaaaaaacctgtggtTCTATGTACTACCAAGTGAATTTCAAGGAAAGAACTTTACAAATGTATTTCTTGATGACTACAGAAATACTACAGTACAAGAAAAGAGCAAGCTCCAGCGTGAGAAACCCAGAGcatcatttttcaaaactaaCATTCCAAGCACTACAATAAACTCTCAGCAAATTCTACCTTCAAGTATTTGTGGTTATACACCTGCAACGCCCAGATTACAAGAGTTGCAGGCTACTGATTTTTCCTACCAATCAAATAAAACTCCACTGCTGTCACTTACAGAACAAAATCGAATCGAAGAGCATATAAAATCCTCTCATGGAATGTTTAACACTTCTCTCCAGCACCTTTTACGTCCAATTCCTACTGTGCATCCATATctatatcatcattattcttcATTAATGTCACTATACTCACAACAACAACACTTTCGGGAGCTCCTCTGGGaagtacaaaacaaaagaatttctcaACATAACCACTCAGATGAACAAAATGATCAAGAGCCATTAGCATCAGCGGACTATCAACCCCCAAACAAAGTCTTCAGGACAAAAATTGCACCAAGAATTACCCTGCCACACTCATCAGTTTCAAACAAATCACTTCCTGATCACAACACGAACTTAACCTCAAAACAGAGTAATAGCTGTGAGACAGGTGTAAATGGCACAATGCAAGATTCTGCGAGtctagaaatgaaaaacaatgaaattactaATACCGAAGAACCTGGCTGTCAAACACAAGATTATCCAATTGATCTTAGTTTCAGAGTAAATGAGGCAAAAGCTCAACAAGAGTTTGCTTGA